One region of Bacillus pumilus genomic DNA includes:
- a CDS encoding DUF2953 domain-containing protein: protein MKEVSTVLYVWIAAFLFLGILLIFMKVTISLDYSHANDDDHLALKIITLYGIIRLKKDIPMVRVNPEDQTIDIREKKMASAKTPSHEKESIHKKVGKRDMKQILHQMERITKEIVDLNRIMRKFFIHVKIVSFHWSTWIGFHDAALTGVAAGGVWSVKGALLAFMQEHLTFKHKPVYEVIPAFQHNVSQTQFTCIAYFRIGHAMLAAIRLLVHWLKGRKARKSASLQATKNESSV from the coding sequence ATGAAGGAAGTGAGCACAGTGCTTTACGTTTGGATCGCAGCTTTTTTGTTCCTTGGAATCTTATTAATCTTCATGAAAGTGACCATTTCACTGGATTATTCACATGCAAATGACGATGATCATCTTGCACTGAAGATCATCACCTTATATGGAATCATCAGACTCAAAAAAGACATTCCGATGGTGAGGGTCAATCCAGAGGATCAAACGATTGATATACGTGAAAAGAAAATGGCGAGCGCCAAAACCCCTAGTCACGAAAAAGAATCCATACATAAAAAAGTGGGAAAACGTGATATGAAGCAAATCCTTCATCAAATGGAGCGCATCACAAAAGAGATCGTCGATTTAAACCGGATCATGCGTAAATTCTTCATCCACGTAAAGATTGTCTCGTTTCACTGGTCAACATGGATCGGCTTTCATGACGCTGCTTTGACAGGTGTAGCAGCTGGTGGTGTATGGTCAGTGAAAGGAGCACTACTTGCCTTTATGCAGGAGCATCTCACCTTTAAGCATAAACCGGTATATGAAGTCATTCCTGCCTTTCAGCACAATGTGTCACAGACCCAGTTTACATGTATAGCTTATTTTCGTATTGGACATGCTATGCTTGCAGCCATTCGTTTACTTGTTCATTGGTTAAAAGGAAGAAAGGCGAGAAAAAGTGCCTCTCTTCAAGCAACGAAGAATGAATCATCTGTTTAA
- a CDS encoding RDD family protein — protein MDSTFDEVTESRSQEESNPALAKRAVIEAQAFAGFWIRFWAFILDWLVVWGVNHLTVSPIFSLFGWSKGGGWFSPFSVTTTIVFLLYFAIMTKIFQQTLGKMVFGIKVVSLQPEKKLAWDVIFFREIVGRYINTLFVLYAVVGFTPKKQGVHDYFADTVVVHEHLYEKTEANV, from the coding sequence ATGGATTCTACATTCGATGAAGTAACCGAAAGCCGTAGCCAAGAAGAATCGAATCCGGCTCTTGCGAAACGTGCAGTGATTGAAGCACAGGCGTTTGCAGGCTTTTGGATTAGGTTTTGGGCGTTTATTCTTGATTGGCTCGTCGTCTGGGGTGTCAACCATTTGACGGTTTCTCCAATCTTTAGTCTGTTCGGCTGGTCCAAAGGAGGAGGATGGTTTTCTCCATTCTCCGTCACAACGACGATTGTATTCCTGCTTTATTTCGCCATCATGACGAAAATCTTTCAGCAAACACTTGGGAAAATGGTGTTTGGAATCAAAGTGGTCTCACTTCAGCCTGAGAAGAAGCTGGCATGGGATGTCATTTTCTTTAGAGAGATTGTAGGACGCTATATCAATACGCTCTTTGTTCTCTATGCTGTTGTTGGATTCACACCGAAAAAGCAAGGGGTTCATGATTACTTTGCTGATACGGTGGTCGTCCATGAACACCTATATGAAAAAACAGAAGCAAACGTATAA
- the sppA gene encoding signal peptide peptidase SppA: protein MNAKRWVALIIALGVFGFSIVISVTTALYESFNDNKMSYQFGDEIEEKVLEDGSGAGKIAVLEINGTIQDNGGASSLLGGEGYDHRAFLKELEKAKDDASVKGVLLRVNSPGGGVYESAEIHKKLEEVKKAKKPIYVSMGSMAASGGYYVSTPAKKIFASPETLTGSLGVIMQSLNYSKLADNLGIKYETIKSGKFKDIMSPNRDMTKDERDIMQSMVDNSYEGFVKVISEGRGMSKQDVKKIADGRVYDGTQAKSNGLVDELGYYEDAIKAMKKNEKGLKGATVVSYSQSFGWNSLFNMSASKLFKSEIDFLNLKETLAGSNGSKPMYLYSK from the coding sequence ATGAATGCGAAAAGATGGGTAGCGTTAATCATTGCACTTGGAGTTTTCGGATTTTCAATTGTGATTAGTGTCACGACGGCTTTGTATGAAAGCTTCAATGACAATAAAATGAGCTATCAATTTGGGGATGAAATAGAAGAGAAGGTACTAGAGGATGGAAGCGGTGCTGGAAAAATAGCGGTTCTTGAGATTAATGGAACCATTCAAGATAATGGCGGCGCATCAAGTCTATTAGGCGGAGAAGGCTATGATCATCGTGCATTCCTCAAGGAATTAGAAAAAGCGAAAGATGATGCTTCAGTAAAAGGTGTACTGCTACGCGTCAACTCTCCTGGCGGCGGTGTCTATGAAAGTGCAGAAATACATAAAAAATTAGAAGAAGTGAAAAAAGCGAAGAAGCCGATTTACGTCTCCATGGGCTCTATGGCAGCTTCTGGCGGCTACTACGTATCAACGCCAGCCAAGAAAATCTTTGCTTCACCTGAAACATTAACTGGATCTTTAGGAGTGATCATGCAAAGCTTGAACTATTCAAAGCTGGCAGATAATTTAGGTATTAAATACGAAACAATTAAAAGCGGAAAATTCAAAGACATCATGTCACCAAATCGTGATATGACGAAAGATGAGCGCGACATCATGCAAAGCATGGTCGATAACTCGTATGAAGGATTTGTCAAAGTGATCTCTGAAGGACGCGGCATGTCAAAACAAGACGTGAAGAAAATTGCTGACGGCCGGGTCTATGACGGAACACAGGCGAAATCGAACGGATTAGTCGATGAGCTTGGATATTATGAAGATGCAATCAAAGCAATGAAGAAAAATGAAAAAGGGTTAAAAGGAGCGACAGTGGTCAGCTATTCTCAAAGCTTTGGCTGGAACTCTCTCTTCAATATGAGCGCAAGCAAACTCTTTAAAAGTGAAATTGATTTTCTCAATCTAAAAGAAACACTGGCTGGCTCAAATGGGTCTAAACCGATGTATCTCTATTCAAAATAA
- a CDS encoding NAD kinase — protein sequence MTDNRRNVFFFYKKDHELDGHISSLEKLATDQGFQVVKRAEDAHIIASIGGDGTFLQAVRKTNFRDDCLYVGVSKTENSHLYCDFSLEHFDKMIDAMNTEQIEVRKYPIIDVSVDSTNQFHCLNELSIRSSIIKTFVIDVYIDDFHFETFRGDGMIISTPTGSTAYNKSVNGAVVDPMLPCMQVTELASLNNNSYRTLGAPFILSSDRKLTLKVVQDGNDHPIIGLDNEALGTKHVKQIDIGLSGKVIKTVKLKDNSYWEKVKRRFL from the coding sequence ATGACAGACAATCGTCGCAATGTATTTTTCTTTTACAAAAAAGATCATGAATTGGATGGACACATTTCTTCTCTGGAGAAGCTCGCTACCGATCAAGGCTTTCAAGTCGTCAAGCGTGCAGAGGATGCCCATATTATTGCTTCAATTGGCGGAGATGGCACATTTCTTCAAGCAGTCCGCAAAACGAACTTCCGGGATGACTGCTTGTATGTAGGGGTATCAAAAACAGAGAATTCGCATCTATACTGCGATTTTTCATTAGAACATTTTGATAAAATGATTGATGCCATGAACACTGAACAGATTGAAGTGAGAAAATATCCGATCATTGATGTAAGCGTTGACAGTACAAACCAATTCCATTGCTTAAATGAACTGTCGATCCGCTCAAGCATTATTAAAACATTTGTGATCGATGTGTATATAGATGATTTCCACTTTGAAACATTTAGAGGAGACGGAATGATTATTTCTACTCCGACTGGCTCAACAGCCTACAATAAATCGGTAAACGGTGCCGTGGTTGATCCGATGCTCCCTTGTATGCAAGTTACAGAGCTTGCATCGCTAAACAACAACTCGTACCGTACACTGGGCGCTCCTTTCATCTTAAGCAGTGACCGCAAGCTAACGCTGAAGGTTGTGCAGGACGGCAACGACCATCCGATTATCGGGCTTGATAACGAAGCGCTTGGCACAAAACACGTCAAACAAATCGACATCGGCCTTTCAGGAAAAGTCATTAAAACGGTAAAATTAAAAGACAACTCCTACTGGGAAAAAGTAAAACGCAGATTCCTTTAA
- a CDS encoding DEAD/DEAH box helicase: MTLQQFDQYPLSDDLKQALKALHFHTPTPVQHETLSVAFSRQDLIVKSQTGSGKTAAYGLPICEMVDWAENKPQALILVPTRELAMQVKQDLTSLGRLKRIKAAAIYGKAPFQAQKVELAQKNHIVCGTPGRVLDHLEKGTLSLENLKFFVLDEADEMLNMGFIEQVSSIIEYLPPKRMSMLFSATMSDEMKKLSEQFLQSPKVIEIAREETSVPQITHTVIETEEEAKFSLLQRTIVIENPDSCIIFCNTQDRVNELTMKLDDWDVPCDKIHGGMRQEDRFAVMDEFKNGEFRYLIATDIAARGIDVSDMTHVIHYDLPYEKERYIHRTGRTGRAGKSGKTIAFMTKNAKPLIDELKQEAGIDFKTQPYPTKEDAEQHVEGFEEKIETPVQKENKQAGVEKDIMKLYFNGGKKKKLRAVDFVGTIAKIEGVAFDDIGIITIQDTKTYVDILNGKGPLVLNAMRHTTIKGKQLKVHEARS, encoded by the coding sequence ATGACATTACAACAATTTGATCAATATCCATTAAGCGATGATTTAAAACAAGCGCTAAAAGCACTTCACTTCCATACACCTACACCTGTTCAGCACGAGACATTATCCGTTGCTTTTTCAAGGCAGGATCTGATCGTCAAATCTCAGACTGGCAGTGGCAAGACCGCAGCCTATGGTCTGCCGATTTGTGAAATGGTCGATTGGGCTGAAAATAAACCTCAAGCCCTCATCCTCGTTCCAACGCGAGAACTCGCCATGCAGGTAAAACAGGACCTTACAAGCCTTGGACGATTGAAACGAATTAAAGCCGCAGCCATTTATGGAAAAGCCCCTTTTCAAGCCCAAAAAGTAGAGCTTGCACAAAAAAACCACATTGTGTGCGGAACACCAGGACGAGTCTTGGATCACCTTGAGAAAGGTACTCTTTCCTTAGAAAACCTTAAATTTTTCGTGTTAGATGAAGCGGATGAAATGCTGAACATGGGATTTATTGAGCAAGTTTCTTCTATTATTGAATATCTGCCACCAAAGCGCATGTCAATGCTCTTTTCAGCGACCATGTCAGATGAGATGAAGAAATTAAGTGAACAGTTTTTACAATCACCAAAAGTAATTGAAATTGCACGGGAAGAAACGTCTGTACCACAAATCACCCACACCGTGATTGAAACGGAAGAAGAAGCGAAATTCTCTCTTCTTCAGCGTACGATCGTCATTGAAAATCCAGATAGCTGCATTATTTTCTGTAATACACAGGATCGAGTCAATGAACTCACGATGAAGCTGGATGATTGGGATGTGCCTTGTGACAAAATTCATGGAGGCATGAGACAAGAAGACCGTTTCGCTGTTATGGATGAATTCAAAAACGGTGAATTCCGTTATTTGATCGCAACCGATATAGCAGCCCGGGGCATTGATGTCAGTGACATGACACATGTGATTCATTATGACCTCCCCTATGAAAAAGAGCGCTATATTCACCGAACAGGAAGAACAGGCAGAGCGGGAAAAAGCGGAAAAACCATTGCGTTTATGACGAAAAATGCAAAACCTCTAATTGATGAATTAAAGCAGGAAGCAGGTATTGATTTCAAAACGCAGCCTTATCCAACAAAGGAAGATGCAGAGCAGCATGTAGAAGGCTTTGAAGAAAAGATTGAAACGCCAGTTCAAAAGGAAAATAAACAGGCGGGCGTTGAGAAAGATATTATGAAGCTTTATTTTAACGGCGGGAAGAAAAAAAAGCTGCGGGCCGTTGATTTCGTTGGGACCATTGCCAAAATAGAAGGCGTTGCCTTCGATGACATTGGGATTATTACCATTCAAGATACGAAAACATATGTCGATATTTTAAACGGCAAAGGCCCTCTTGTGCTGAACGCTATGCGCCACACAACCATTAAAGGCAAGCAGTTAAAAGTTCATGAAGCACGTTCATAA
- a CDS encoding sensor histidine kinase, translating to MKKQLKIQKLHGISPYIWAIFFILPFYFIIKAPSTLGIVIGIILNVVFFAVYRFAFIAKGWSLYVLGLLLIAISTGYVMLYSYIYFAFCIAYFNGHIKRKVPFYILYYIHVGSAAIAVNFSLILKKGWFLTQIPLVLITLISAILLPLSIRSRKERERLEEKLEDANERIADLVKIEERQRIARDLHDTLGQKLSLIGLKSDLARKLVYKDPEQARAELKSIQQTARTSLNEVRKIVSSMKGIRIKDEMSNIEQILEAAGIELIYDEKEAPKHISLLNENIVSMCIKEAVTNVVKHSDATVCKVTIHQKSKEAIITVEDDGTFKGDDPLSPMKGHGLLGIRERLEFANGRLRIETKDGTKLIMSIPNDSAAKDKEGMK from the coding sequence ATGAAAAAACAACTTAAAATTCAAAAATTGCATGGGATATCCCCGTATATATGGGCCATTTTTTTCATCCTTCCCTTTTATTTTATCATTAAGGCTCCTTCGACTTTAGGCATTGTAATCGGCATTATTTTGAACGTTGTCTTTTTCGCTGTCTATCGTTTTGCCTTTATCGCAAAAGGCTGGTCTTTATATGTATTAGGCCTTCTCTTGATTGCGATTTCTACTGGCTATGTCATGCTCTACAGCTACATTTATTTCGCTTTTTGCATCGCCTATTTCAATGGGCATATTAAAAGAAAAGTACCTTTCTATATCTTATACTATATTCATGTCGGGAGCGCCGCCATTGCTGTAAACTTCAGTCTGATCTTAAAAAAGGGCTGGTTTCTCACGCAAATCCCCTTGGTTCTCATTACACTCATTAGTGCCATTCTCCTCCCTCTCAGCATTCGAAGCAGGAAGGAACGTGAACGGCTCGAAGAGAAATTAGAAGATGCCAATGAACGGATCGCTGACCTTGTAAAAATTGAAGAAAGGCAGCGCATTGCACGTGATCTGCATGATACCCTTGGACAAAAGCTTTCCCTCATCGGTTTAAAGAGTGATCTTGCCCGAAAACTGGTTTATAAAGACCCAGAGCAGGCACGCGCCGAACTGAAAAGCATCCAGCAAACAGCCAGAACGTCTCTCAATGAAGTGCGGAAAATTGTTTCCTCCATGAAAGGTATTCGGATCAAGGATGAAATGTCGAACATCGAGCAAATTCTCGAAGCAGCGGGGATTGAATTGATTTATGATGAAAAGGAAGCGCCAAAACACATCTCTCTTCTTAACGAAAACATTGTAAGCATGTGCATCAAAGAGGCCGTGACAAATGTCGTCAAACATAGTGATGCGACCGTTTGCAAAGTCACCATTCATCAAAAATCAAAGGAAGCTATCATCACCGTTGAGGATGACGGGACATTTAAAGGCGATGATCCACTCTCTCCAATGAAGGGGCATGGCCTTTTAGGAATTAGAGAAAGATTGGAATTTGCAAATGGGCGCCTGCGTATTGAGACAAAGGACGGAACAAAGCTGATCATGAGCATTCCAAATGATTCAGCAGCAAAAGACAAGGAGGGGATGAAATGA
- a CDS encoding response regulator transcription factor: MINIFIAEDQQMLLGALGSLLDLEDDMTVVGKGTNGQDAIDFAKKHPVDICLMDIEMPGKTGLDAAEELKGTDVKIIILTTFARSGYFQRALKAGVSGYMLKDSPSEDLASAIRSVMKGKKVYAPELMEDLYSDENPLTEREKSVLELVADGKNTKEIAKELSIKSGTVRNYISIILDKLEVKNRIEAITRSKEKGWFK; the protein is encoded by the coding sequence ATGATCAACATCTTTATCGCAGAAGATCAGCAAATGCTGCTCGGTGCGCTCGGTTCACTTCTTGATTTAGAAGACGATATGACGGTTGTTGGAAAAGGTACGAACGGTCAGGACGCCATCGATTTTGCCAAAAAACACCCTGTTGATATTTGCTTAATGGATATTGAAATGCCAGGAAAAACGGGACTTGATGCAGCGGAAGAGCTCAAAGGAACAGATGTAAAAATCATTATTTTAACGACCTTTGCCCGCTCTGGTTATTTCCAAAGGGCGCTCAAAGCTGGCGTCAGCGGCTATATGCTGAAAGATAGTCCAAGTGAAGATCTGGCAAGTGCCATTCGCAGTGTGATGAAAGGGAAAAAGGTGTACGCCCCTGAATTAATGGAAGACTTATATAGTGACGAAAACCCTTTAACAGAACGAGAGAAATCAGTCCTTGAACTCGTCGCAGACGGCAAAAACACAAAAGAAATTGCGAAGGAGCTCAGCATTAAAAGCGGCACGGTCCGAAACTACATTTCCATTATTTTAGATAAGCTAGAAGTGAAAAACCGCATTGAAGCCATTACACGCTCAAAAGAAAAAGGCTGGTTTAAATAA
- a CDS encoding iron-hydroxamate ABC transporter substrate-binding protein, with amino-acid sequence MKKILFPLMLIFVLALSACGNSSSSSSNKGNQSTSSDKITYESENGPVKLPAHPKRVVVLGSYTGNVMSLGVNLVGVDSWSKKNPRFQKELKNVEEVSDANVEKIMKLKPDVIIGLSNTKNVEKLKKIAPTVLFTYNKVDYLQQHIEIGKVLNKEKEAKAWVKDFKERAAEAGKEIKAKIGEDATVSVFESGTKDLYVFGDAWGRGTEILYQAMKLKMPEKVKEKALKAGYYAVSQEVIPEFAGDYMIISKNSEMDNSYQNSEIYKSIPAVKKHRVYVANAEEFYFNDPLTLEYQLSFFKKHFLGK; translated from the coding sequence ATGAAGAAAATATTGTTCCCTCTGATGCTCATCTTTGTACTTGCATTGAGCGCATGTGGCAATAGCAGCAGCTCTTCCTCAAATAAAGGAAATCAATCAACATCATCAGACAAAATTACATATGAATCTGAAAATGGCCCTGTGAAGCTGCCAGCGCACCCAAAACGTGTCGTTGTACTCGGTTCCTACACAGGTAATGTTATGTCACTTGGTGTGAACCTGGTCGGCGTCGACTCTTGGTCAAAAAAGAACCCTCGCTTCCAAAAGGAATTAAAAAATGTGGAAGAAGTGTCAGATGCCAATGTCGAAAAAATCATGAAGCTAAAGCCTGATGTCATCATTGGCTTAAGCAATACAAAAAATGTAGAAAAACTAAAAAAAATTGCACCAACCGTCTTGTTTACGTATAACAAAGTCGATTACCTACAGCAGCATATTGAAATTGGAAAAGTATTAAACAAAGAAAAAGAAGCCAAAGCATGGGTAAAAGATTTTAAAGAACGCGCAGCTGAAGCTGGAAAAGAAATTAAAGCAAAAATCGGCGAGGATGCGACGGTTTCTGTGTTTGAAAGTGGCACAAAAGATCTTTACGTGTTCGGAGATGCATGGGGCCGGGGCACAGAAATTCTTTACCAAGCAATGAAACTAAAAATGCCTGAAAAAGTGAAAGAAAAAGCATTAAAGGCTGGCTACTATGCGGTTTCACAAGAAGTTATTCCTGAATTTGCTGGAGACTATATGATCATTAGTAAAAACAGCGAAATGGACAATTCCTATCAAAACAGTGAAATTTACAAGTCCATACCAGCTGTGAAAAAACATCGTGTGTATGTGGCAAATGCAGAAGAATTCTATTTTAATGATCCGCTCACACTCGAGTATCAACTATCATTCTTTAAAAAGCACTTTTTAGGTAAATAA
- a CDS encoding response regulator transcription factor, which yields MFKILLIEDDTTLFQEIKERLVNWSYDVYGIHDFQQVMQEFTSVQPDLVIIDIQLPKYDGFHWCRMIRHHSNVPIIFLSSRDHPADMVMSMQLGADDFVQKPFHFDVLIAKVSAVLRRVHDYNAEPASLKVWCGATIDLEKNTVTNDHGEVELTKNELFILKELIQHKNHIVSRESLIQALWEDERFVSDNTLTVNVNRLRKKLDEISLGTYIETKVGQGYLAKEKDDQ from the coding sequence TTGTTTAAAATTTTACTCATTGAGGATGATACAACCCTCTTCCAAGAAATCAAAGAACGTTTAGTGAATTGGTCCTATGATGTTTATGGGATTCACGATTTTCAACAGGTGATGCAGGAATTCACTTCTGTTCAGCCTGATCTCGTCATTATCGATATACAGCTCCCAAAATACGATGGCTTTCATTGGTGCCGGATGATTCGGCATCATTCAAATGTACCAATCATCTTCCTCTCCTCACGTGACCATCCTGCTGATATGGTCATGTCAATGCAGCTCGGTGCCGATGATTTTGTACAAAAGCCCTTTCACTTTGACGTGCTTATTGCCAAAGTCAGTGCCGTTCTTCGCCGCGTGCATGATTATAATGCAGAACCGGCTAGCCTAAAGGTATGGTGCGGCGCTACGATTGATCTAGAAAAAAACACCGTCACAAATGATCACGGTGAAGTTGAATTAACGAAAAATGAACTGTTTATTCTCAAGGAATTGATCCAGCATAAAAATCATATTGTCAGCCGGGAATCACTCATTCAAGCACTGTGGGAGGATGAACGGTTTGTCAGTGACAATACACTTACTGTGAACGTCAATCGCCTTAGAAAAAAACTAGATGAGATCTCCCTTGGCACCTACATTGAAACAAAAGTGGGCCAAGGCTATCTTGCAAAGGAAAAGGATGATCAATGA
- a CDS encoding sensor histidine kinase — MLHAFLKERRSWILFFLSLQFLILFVAYLDTTIPMASLFYIVLLSTFFMIVFLFFRYRKETAYYERLKEWDDHIDHQMRLTPSSPFEQLVHDATSEQIARYRKMAAEQQIALEEEKDELLSWIHEVKTPLTAMHLMIDRLTEQPLKSNMTYEWLRIHLLLDAQLHQSRIRHIENDLFIEQLDLQSIIAKEIKALQSWCMQKGIGFELTLEERHVLSDTKWLSFMIRQVLTNAVKYSQSSDIAIESKKMDEQVLLTITDQGRGIDPRDLPRIFEKGFTSTRHHNDTASTGMGLYLTKKGADALHIKIEVNSTIDQGTTFTFIFPKKNDFVHIASM, encoded by the coding sequence ATGCTGCACGCATTTTTAAAAGAACGAAGAAGCTGGATTCTGTTCTTTCTTAGTTTGCAGTTCCTTATTCTGTTTGTTGCTTATTTGGATACGACCATTCCAATGGCATCTCTTTTTTATATTGTGTTATTATCTACGTTTTTCATGATCGTCTTTCTCTTTTTCCGATACCGTAAAGAAACGGCGTATTATGAGCGGCTGAAAGAATGGGATGATCATATTGATCATCAAATGCGGCTCACGCCATCTTCCCCATTTGAACAGCTTGTACATGATGCGACGTCTGAGCAAATTGCCCGCTACCGAAAAATGGCAGCAGAACAGCAAATTGCCCTTGAAGAAGAGAAGGATGAATTACTCTCATGGATACATGAAGTGAAGACACCTCTCACAGCGATGCACTTGATGATTGACCGCTTAACAGAGCAGCCGCTGAAATCAAATATGACGTACGAATGGCTCAGAATTCATTTATTACTCGATGCCCAGCTGCATCAAAGCAGAATACGTCATATCGAAAATGATTTATTTATTGAACAGCTGGACCTGCAAAGCATCATAGCGAAGGAAATCAAAGCGCTCCAATCATGGTGCATGCAAAAAGGGATCGGCTTTGAACTCACGCTAGAAGAACGTCACGTATTAAGTGATACAAAATGGTTATCCTTTATGATCAGACAGGTACTCACAAATGCAGTCAAGTACAGCCAATCGTCCGATATTGCCATTGAAAGCAAGAAAATGGATGAACAAGTGTTGCTGACGATTACAGATCAAGGCAGAGGAATTGACCCAAGAGACCTTCCGCGTATTTTTGAAAAAGGCTTTACCTCAACTAGACATCACAATGACACAGCCTCAACAGGAATGGGACTCTATTTAACAAAAAAAGGAGCAGACGCTCTTCATATCAAGATCGAGGTCAACTCCACGATAGATCAAGGCACAACCTTCACCTTCATCTTTCCGAAAAAGAATGATTTTGTGCATATTGCGAGCATGTGA